The window TTTAGCATATTCTTGATAACTATGTGGCACATATTTCATCAATTACACCTCCAGCTTGTTCTATCTCATCCATGAGCGAACAGTAAAAACCTAACTCCATCAATTGTTTCATTCTTCGTATTTGAAGTGGTCTTGGTTTCTTTCCTTTCTGCTTCACTTCTACAAAACCTATTTTCCCTGGTGGTAACAAAACTAACCTATCTGGAATACCACTCATACTCTGACTATTTAGCTTTAAACATAAACCACCTTTAGCTTTTACTTGTTTCACTAATTGTTGTTCTACTCTTTTTTCTAGCATTTCTTAATACCTCCACTTATATGGTTGCAGGTTGTAGAAAGTCTTATACTATACTTTTATATAGATTAAAAATTTTTATACTATAGAAAAAGTACTGTATATGACCTTCTATGACTTGCACCTTAGTTTAAAAACTCACTTTTCAAACGTAAGCCATAAATCAAAATACCTTGTTTAGTCTTTTTACGCTCGACTCCAATTGATTCCAATGCTGTGTAAAAATCAGAAGTACTTCGTGCATACTCCCCACTTCGTGCACAAAACGCACGATACTCACTATAAAACTCTCCTGATTTTTGAGTATAAGCCTTATCCATTTCACAACACTCTTCAATAAAATAACCTAACCAATCGTTATTTTTCTTATAGGTTTCAATAGATTCTTGCACGATTTGTGGTAAGGTTAGATGATAGTTTGCTTTAATTACTTTCTGAGCACCATCAATAACCCATTGAAGTATTACACTGCCACAGGTTTCATATAAATAATCAGCATAGTTATTAATATCTTGACTGCCTTCAATAGTCGCTAGAAACGGAATAACAATCAAACGTCGCCACGTCCCTTTATCGATTGCTCCAACTTTTGGTAGATGATTGGTATAAAGGACTAAGGTGTGCGTTGGTACATACTTGAATGGGTCTTTGTATTTTTTCTCCGCTGCAATTTCATCTGTTGAACACAGTTGCTTGATGTTAGATGTATTTAGTCGCATTCCTTCTTCTAATTCAGCGGCAATTAGTAGGCGTTTACCCTTTGCCTCAGCTAGTTCTGGTTTGACGTTTCGTCTAATTTGACTCGTTAAAATATCTGCCGAGATACTACCAGCGTAGGTTCCTAATATTCTTGAAATGACATTCCAAAAGGTGGACTTCCCATTTCGTCCTTCGCCATAAGAAATAATGAGTGCCTCTACATATACTTTGCCAATTGCAGCTAAACCTACAATCAGCTGAACATAATCAATTAAATCTTGGTCATTTACAAAAATAGTATTTAGTGTTTCTAGCCATATATGTTCATTTTCGTTTGATACACTTACACTTGTCTGTTTCGTAATAAAATTACTAGGATTATGTGCTTGCAAGCTACCGTTTTGCAAGTTAATTGTTCCTTTTGGAGTATTGAGTAGAAACTCATTTGTGTCTAAATCTACAGGTGCTATTTGTATCATCGGATGTACTTCTTTCAAAGCAGACCAAATATATTTGCTATCACGTCTTTTGATAGCATACTTTTCATAATTCAAAGCATTCTCGTATTTTTCATATGCACGTTTTTGTAGTTTATTAAATTGCTCTTTCGCTTTTTTAGCCCCTATTCCTATAATGAGTTTCATAGCACCAGTGTTCGTTAAATCTTTTAAACACTTTTCAATTTCAATCGTTGCCTCATCTAATTGTCGCTCGGTTAATTCTTGTGCGACTGCTTGGGCTAAAGGTTTAGACTCTTCCCAAAATCTTCCGTTATATACTAAATACTCTGTTGAAGGTGAGTAACGTAATTTATGTTTGTACTCACGAGCAAGAACCGTTGCTTGCCCAACATCCGAGTAGTCTGTGGGCATAAGTTGTAATTCTTGGTTATAGTGTTCTGGTTGAATGTAGTCTGCTTGACTGCTTATCTTATGACCAAACTTAATTGCACTGTTCCAAATCGTACGCAGTTCATCTTGTTCTAATGGTGGATTACACTTTTCTGCCTCTTTTAAGAACAATTGATAAGCAGTATCCGAATTGCCATATCGCTTGATAAGTTTTCCTGCGATATGACTCAGAGTAGCATTCCTTGAACCTTCTTCAATACTAGGTAGTTGTAACTCCATTTCTTCAAACACATCCACATCATCAAACAATAGTTCATCAATTGTTTTAGTCCCTTCAAACCAAACAATCTCATCCGTATTATGTCCAAAGATAAAACGTGCAGCGTCTAGTGCATTAGCATCAAAGAAAGAATACTTTGCTTGTACTTTTCGTTTGAAGTTCTCACATTCTTCAGTACTATTAAACGACTTATGTGGAAAATAAACATGGTGTCTTGGTCGTACTGATCTTCCATTTTTATCTTTCATATTATTTCTACTTGGAACTACTGCGTAACTCACACCGTCTAGTAAAAACTCATAATCTTCTGGATAAATCCAATCACTTGGATTGTCGCTATGCTCGTTATCACAGTCAAACACATCACAATCACTACTTATAAAGTTTTCCTTATTTCGATAATTGTTTTTAAACCTCGCACAAACATGGTCATGTAAAACGGCTTGTTTTAATTCTTCAGCATTACGTACTGTATGCAACGTTTGGTATACGCAGTTTTTCGCATTCCCACTATCATTAGATGAATAAATCGTCAGATTCATACGCTACCTCCAAAAAATCATTATTAAAATGTTTAATTGTTTGACGTCTTTGCATTGCGACTTGAATTTCTTTTTCCATACCTTCTGTAATGGTATCTCCTAACACCCATAACTCTTGACATTTACCTAAAAAGATAATATCCATGAACATCGCATCTTTTAGATGTTTTTTGTTGTCATCATCCATAAATGGAAACAGTAAGTGTGGAGTTAGTGGAATACAACCTTTTTGATAAGCTAATTCTGCCAATTTAACTGCATTTTTAATATTCCTTTCTACATTCCCACTAAATGGTGCGCAGATATAAATCAAAGGTTTAAACTCCGTCCCTTTTTCTTTCATTACTCGATTAATTGATTTTGACATTGTTTTGCTCCTCCCATTTTGTTTTGTACCACTCTAAGTGTCGTTTTCTATCTTCATAATTTGAAAAAGCAACAAGCAATCCTACATCCACTTTTTGTAAAACTTCAACAAGATTAATCTGTTCTTTTGTTAAATAAGGTCGAATACTTTTTCCTTTTTCAATTCCGTTAGCAAGTCTAAATTGTTTAGCTGACTGTCCTAAAGCTACTCTGTTAATCAAGTCACACTCATTACTGAAGTGGTATGGTTTTGGATTTATATGAATGAGTTTAATGTTTTCAGTTAAATGTGGAAATTCATATCTTGCAGACTGTAATGTCGAGATAAACTCTTCCATTTCATTGAATCGTTTAATGTACAACTCTTTAAACTTCATCGCCTTAATTCCAGTGTATCCCATCACAAGCATCGTGAACCCATCTCTAGTTAAGTAGTAACAAGGTCTTTTTTGATTTTGCTTATCTTTATAAGACCCCAGCGCAAAATTGCGCTCAGCAAATTCTTCACTTAGTCCAGAATTTACTTCAGTCATTTTTCTAATATCCCTCAGTACTTCTTTGTGGTTTTTCCCAAATGCCTCAGCCACAAACAAACTATCTACTCGTGCAATATCATGCTTGTCGGCAAAAATGCCAAATTCGTTTTTTGGTATTAGCTCTTTCATAGTAGCTACCTCCTATAGTTTTATCTTTTGAAAAGGTCTTATACCTCTCACATCTATAGGCAAAGAAATTTAGCTAAAATGAACCCCCTTAATAAAAAAATGTGAGAAAAAATTTCCCACATTAATCTTTTTTATAGAAATCACACACATATCCGTCTGCATTTAACATCAAACCTTTAGCCCAGTCAGGTACATGGTTCATAACTTGAATAATATCTTCGATCTTTATGTTTTTATCCCATTCAATAATTACTTCATCGTGTACGTGGGCTACTATGTCATAATCACTTAAATTTTTCATCGCATATAGCAAAATATCTCGGGCAATTCCTTGAACGATATTTTCGACAAACTTAGAACCATAACTTTCAATTCGCTCCCATTTTTTCGTTGTGCCTACTCCTTCATAAGTCACTGACTCACTACCAAACTTGTTCATATCAATTCGTGGTTTGATGTAGGTTAGTTGACGTTTACTAGGTAGTGTTATTCTAAGTAACCCACTTTTACAATTAAACTCAATTCCATGTTTTCTAGTTGTTGTCCGTCCTTTCACCGCATCTTTTACAGCCTTATCGAAACTCCACCAAAGATCAACAATATTTGGATTAGACTCTCGCCATACATCAACCAGTGGTTTTAACTCTTCTTCAGCTAATCCCATATCTAATGCTCCCATAGCCGTTAAGGCTCCAATCGACCCACCATAACCAAGAGCAAGTTCAGCAATTTTCCCTTTTTGCCTTAAATGATTATTTGCACCATGCTTTTCAACTGGAACACCAAACATCTGACTAGCACTAGCACAGTAAATGTCTCCATTTTCTTTAAACACTTTTTCACGCCAACTCTCTCCTGCAAGCCATGCAATCACTCTTGCTTCAATAGCTGAGAAATCCGCTACATAAAATTTTTTATTTTTTGATGGAATAAACGCTGTACGAATTAACTCTGATAACACTTTAGGAATATCATCGTAAAGTAACTCTAAGTTAGAGTCTTTCTGTTTGAATAGTTCCCTTACTTCAGATAAATCCTTCATATGGTTTTGTGGTAGATTTTGCAATTGAACCAATCTACCACTAAACCGTCCTGTACGATTGGCTCCCAAAAATTGAAACATACCTCGACACCGATTATCCTCGCAAGCTACATTATTCATTGCTTGATACTTTTTAACCGATGACTTCGCAAGTTGTAGTCTTTTACCCAATACTTCAGCAATTTCACCTTTTGTTTCTTTGACTAATTTCATAACTAATTTCTTATCCAAACTTTCAACTTCTATTCATTTAGATAATAACCACTCTTTTAATTGAACTACTGAATTTGGATTATCTAAACCCGTTATTTCTTGTAAATCTAATAAAAGCTCATTTCGCACTTTTTCATCTGTTTTGATTGCTTGTTTGACAAACTCTTTATCTACTAAAATGCCGCAATCATTGATTCTTTGATCCAAGATGTACTCATCCCATATAAAATCTGGTACTGGAAATTTTTTTAGCTTAGTTTGTATTGCTTGTTCAGTTTCTACATCTCGCTTATTGTATTCTTTAAACTGTTGCCACTTTTTTTCATCATGATAATAATAATTTCTTGTTCTTTGCCCATTTGACTTAGTAGGATTACACGGTACACAAAAATAACGAATAAGGTCTTTGCCTTCTGTTAATTTCTGCTTATCCAATCCTAGTACAGTACCTACTCCTTCAAGCGATAATGGTAACCCCATATAAGCAGACCATATCATCGTGCATCGCCAACTCATCGGGTTTAAGTATTCTCCAGCTTTCAAACCTAGATAACGTGATAAACAAATACGTTCAAACTGTGCATTAAATGCCCATTTAGCTATCGTGTTATCTTTTAGCACATCAACTATTCCTTGCGGTATCTTCTCTCCACTGGCGACATCCACTATGTTGGCGGGTTCATCATTAATCGAATAAGCAAATAGTAATATCTCAAAATCATCTGACTCAACATAACGATACACTCCTGACTTTGCGAGGTTAACACTAGAGAATGTTTCAATATCAATACTGAGTTTTTCTATTTTCATTTTTATCTCCAATCAAACAAAGGGAGCGAATCTCTCCACTCCCATTGTCATCTACTTATCGAATTTGTCTTTAATTTCAATGTATAAGTCAGTTAGTCGCTTAATGACAATTTCACCAATATATACACCTAGGAGTAGGACAAGTAAGCCATTTACTATGTCAATCATTGTTTTTCCTCCTTACGTTTTTTCTCGTTGCGAATATCATCACGTACAGACGTATAAAGCATAAATAATCCAAATAACGTCCATAAAATCATTGAAACATAAGCCATTACTGTTAAAAATTCACTCATCTTTTTATCCTCCTAAGCTAGAAACTCATCATCTTCTATTGTACTAAAATCATCAGCCGCATTACTTCTACCACCTAATGGTTCTCCATCTCGTAATTTTTGGATATTCCCTAAACCACAGGCGATTCCTTTATTTCCATTAGAGTTAAAAGCATAGAAGTTTAACGATACTCGCCCATAACAACCACTGTACACTTCTTCACGGTTTAAAATGGGTTCTACATTTTTATCTACGATTTGTGGGGCTGTTGTTGAATTAGCATTAATGAAATAATGTCCTTTATAGGCCTCATCTTCTCGTTCAATATCCCCATCACGTAGTGGTAATTTTATCGATTGTTTATTTGGTTTTTTACCTCCAAATTTAGCAATTCCTTGTTCAATCGCAACATCTATCGCTTTTTCAATTTTTGTGATTGTTTCTTTATCATCCTTTGGAATTAAAACCGATACACTGTACTTTGGATTACTTCCATTGATAGACACCGGCTCCCAACCGTTAAAATATGAAAATCGTGTGTTTACTCCCGTTACTACCTTTGTATTGTTTAACTTATTTGTCATGTTTACTTTTCCTCCTTAAATTCTTGTTTTGCATTATGCATAATGAATGTTTTTCTTTTATCTGTTATTGGCACAAGAGTAGGCTTACCTTGTGGTTTATAAATGTAATTTCCTAATAACTCATTGAACTTATCTCGTCCCATCAACTTTTGCATATCCGTCAGTGTAATTAGACTTTGACGATAAATGTTCGTATAACCATTTTCTTGTGCTATTTTTGCGACTTGTTCTTCATCTTTAAATTTACGAATTGAACGTCCTTCTACTAACTTGTAACCAGACCACTCTTTATCAGTTTCTATTGCGACTTTCGTTGCATATTCTTTTATCTCCGTTGCCCATTTAACTAAGTCATCTACGTGTTCTAGCACTTCTTCTATTTCTGCATCGGTTAATAAATGTGGCGACGCTAGTTGAAATTGTTTGAGTTTATCATGATAGTCTTTCCTAACTCTTAGTACGGCATTACAGTTACTAAATTGTAGCCAAGGTCCATACTCAATCGTTCCTTCACCTTTAAAAGCTAATTCAGCCTTTTCTTTTAACTCTGTATTCGCCCAATGTAACAAATCGTCTACTGATTTCGTATCCCTTGAAATATGAAACTTTCGCGGTTGGAAGATGGTCATCGTGACTTCCTTAATGTCGTATAGTGCATCATAGAGATTTAAAGCGCCTAGAGCATACAACATCATTTGTGGATTATCTTTTGCATCAACTTGTACAGATTTTCCATATTTAAAATCAATAATATAGAGTTTTTCATCTGCGATAATCAGACAATCACCGGTACCAAAACCTTCGGGTACATAGTTTGAAAAATCTAAACGTTCTTCAACCAAGACTACGGGGTCTTTTGTTGACTGCTTGATATTTTCCAGTTCCTGCAAGATATAGGCTACATAATCATCTGTATATGCGTCCATATCTATGTCGGATACTTGAATCATCTTATATTTCATACCGAGTGCTTTTCTTAATTTGTTTTCTGCTACAGCATGTGCGAGTGTTCCCTCATGTGCTACTTCACTTGTCTTGTTTGCAAAAAATTTTTCTAATTGTGGAAGTCCTGGACATGTAATCCATCGATGTGCTGACGATGGACTTAAAACCGCATGTTTTTCAGTCATTCTACAACACCTCTGCTTTCTTAAATAAATCTTCATAGTCAGATGTATTTATTTCAGATAACTTAACCACACCATACCCTTGAATTAATGCCCTTACTTCCGCAGACTTTCCTTCCTTAGATTTTTTTGCAAGTAAACCACGCACTTCTTCAAGAGAGACTTTCGTTTTTTCTGAATTTTTATTTTTTTCTTCTATAGCACCTACTGTTTCAACATTTAGTGGTTTAACCATTACGTCATGTAGATCTTGAAGACTATCAGCTAAATTTCGCAAATTCTCCACTACGTCTAGCAACAACTTCGTTTTACTCATCCCTATCTTCTCCTTTCTTCACTTCATGTATCTCTACCGATTCAACGCTTTGACCAGGTGTTAGGACTAAAATCTCAAGATTTTCTCCAAACAGCCACTGTGCTATTTTCCGTGGTATAATTCGCATACCACCACGTAGCACCGCTTTCTTGTTGCCACCACTATCTGTTACGTTGATACATACTCTATGTTTTAAGTTCATAGCAACTATCCTCCTATATATTTTTTGAAAGGCTTAACCCCTTCACATATATAGGCAAAGAAAAGTTGCTAAAATGAACCCCCTACTCAAAATTTTTTCGTATTGCTTTAAAAATCTTTTGTAGGCGATTATGAATCGCAGATGGAGAGACATTCTCTTGTCTTGCGATTTCCACTTGGGGAATTTCGTCATAAAATACTTTTTGAATCAGTTCTCTTTGTTTAGGTGTCAGTTTTTGCATTGCATCCTTAAGCTTTTCAACGTTTTCATCAAGCTCTATATTATCTGATACTGCCAAAATTGATGTTTTGTCTAACTGAATGCCTTTTTCTTCTATGGCATCTAACGACTGTGTGTAGTTAAAGTCCCATTCTTTATCTGGATGTTCTTTTTCCCACTTGTTCTTTTCTGCTTTCTCTTTATTATTTAAAATCTTGCGTTTATTTTTGATATTGTTGTAAATCTCAGCATCGTCCATTTTATGAAGAGTATCTATTAAAATCTCTGTTTCTTCAGTGCCATCTGGTTTGATTTCACATACAACTTTTGTTTTCCACTCACCTTTTTCTGTCTTTTCTGTTACATAATACTTGTATGTAGTGCGTTTGTTTTGTGGGGTTTTCTTCCCAATGTAATTTTTATTAACCACTTTTGGTTACCTCTCTTTCCATAATGGAAATGAGGAACCCAGTGGAATTTCCTATTGTTGTTGATCATAAAATGAATTCCTCATTTCAGATCAACCAACTGGCTAGGTTGATACTATTAAATTTTGTTTTCCCTTCTTCGCTGCCAGTCATCAGTAGCTAATTGATGAGCTAAGAAGGGAATATTAATAAGTAGAAAACTATCTTTTATTGTAATTATTTGTCTAAAAACAAAATTTTCTTATACTATTGAATATATTTTTTGCTTCAATTTTGATATAATATTTACAATAAATGAAATTAATTGTTTCTACATATACTACCCTATAGTAGATATAGTCCTAGTCAAATGTACTTTGAGGTGCCTAAGGTACCTGGGCGTTACTAATTTAAGAAAGGAGGAAAAAATATGACTAAAAATGTTCCTTATCTTACAGGAGGTATATTTTTTTCACTACTTTTACCTGCTAGAAAACCACGGCAAAAAGCAAGAGATAAACTGAAAGGTGGAACCGACAATCTACGTGAAATTGATCTAATGCACGCATTAAATTATGTTTTAACTGGTGATGATACTTCACATATGGGAAACACAATAAAAAAAGCTACAAGTAACTATAAGCAATGTTCAGATTTTAAAAGTGTATACATTGAATTAGATAATTTTCAGAACGTATCAACATTTGCTTCAAACAAAAATAACCTAGAAATTCTTTCTCGAATTTCTAGGTTAATAAATAATTATTTAGGAACAGATAAAAGAAAATGGCTAACTAAAGTACTATTGGAAACCATAATACTAGATATAGAAATATCTGATACAGAGCATTTTGATATTGATATTAATCAAGAGATAGAAAAGAAAAATTTTCCTCAAATTGAGCATGTATGTCTTCCCATATTTCTTTTTAGCATCCTTCTATTTATATTGAAAAATCGAACAGATAATAGCTTAGGTAGACCAACATTCCTAAGTTGGCATTCAAAGTCTAGCCAAGGAATTTGGAAATTTAATAATGACGCCTTAGGAAATAGATTTAATAGTATTCAATTAACTGATTTATCTGAAGATGACATTAATAATATGTTTAATTCATCTTCTTCCCAGATGAATGTAGTAGCGTCAACAAAACCTATTGATGATGAATATATTCAAAATACCTTAGAAGAGAATAAACAGAATACACCACAAGTTACAAATAATTTTTTCAATGCAAGTAATGGTGGGGTGATAAATTTAGAAATTAATAATTTAGAAATTTCAAATAATAAACCTTTAGTTCCTATTGCACAAGCCAGATATAATAAGTATAAAAATACCATAACTATATCTGGAGTGGATATAAGTATACCAATCAGTATTTCTCCAGATGCTAATATAAGTAGTGAAGATGAAAAATATGTACAAGCCCTTTATGAGTTATATTCTGAGATTACTAACATAGATATTACTTCATCAAACATTAATTCTCTTCTACCTAACTTAAAAAACCACTATGAAACACAAAATAAATCTTATTTTGCGTTAGAGCAAAAACAACGCGCTATTAGAGATGTATTTGATGACGGAGAGTATCAGATGGAGATATTGAAAGAAGATGCATTTAGTGGTATCGAAATGACATACCTAAATCATTATACTACTGGATTAGAGAGACTAAATGCCATATTAGAAAAAATTACTACTATTACTTTAGATAATTCAACATTAAAAAATATCATTGGATTGATAGGAAATTTAGAAAAAAGAGGTATCTGTCATGTTTTAGTAAATGATAATGTAATTAGATCGTGGGTGACAATAGATGAATAAAATATTTAATACTCCTACAGAATTCAGTCTACGCACATTATTGATGCTATCTGTTCAAACCTCTCCTATTTCGTTAGAACGGATATATCTTTATGATTTTATGGTTTGTTTTTCAAAAATATTCAATATTGCACTTCATAATTTACATGGTAATTCTTCACTAGCATTTAGTCAATTATCATTAAGAAGAACTTTTACAAAAAAAGGATTACAAATCTTGATACAAAAAGGATTAATAACAGCTACATCGACTGAACATGGATTCGTCTACGCCATTAATAATAACGGAATTAACATTGTAAACTCAATTGAATCAGAATATAAAAATGAATACATTATCTTAGCTGAAAAAATTTATAAAAACTTTCATCACAAAAATGATATTGAGTTACAACAATTAGTTAGCAAAAAATCTATAAAATTGGAAGGAGGTATACTTTAGTGTCGTTTTATATAAAAGAAATACGAGCTACAGGAAAATTAAGAAAAGATGCTATTATTGAGTTTTCTCCAAATATAAATTTCATTATTGGACCATCTAATACGGGTAAAAGTTGCATTGCCGATTCTATTGACTATTGTCTAGGTAGTAAAAATCTCCCTTTTTCTAAAACTCATGGTTATGATAATGTTCAACTCACTCTTATTCACCCAGAAGGTAAAATTATCATTTCCAGAAATTTTAATACAAATAAAGTACATATTACTTCAACAATCCCAACTATTAACGATGGAGATTATTATCTAAACGCTAGTAAACGTAGCGACAAAAAGATGTATCTATCCGATTTATTATTGTACTTAATAGGTATAAATACTCCTGTTAATGTTATAAAAAATAAAGATTTTGTGCGAAATTCTCTTACATGGAGAACTATTTCTGATATTAATTATATTTCTCAAACAAACATTAGTAATAAAGAGTCTATACTTCTCTCTATGGATAATACTAGCAAGACTGCGTTTTTGTCTTCCTTAATTTATCTATTATCATCAAAAGATTTTTCTAGTTATGACGCTAATGTAACAAAAGAAATACAAGAAGCAAAAAATACTGCCCTTAACGATTATGTAGCTCTTAAAGTAAATAGTTTAGTTCAACAAAAAAATATATTGGTAAAAAACTTATCAGAGTTCGAAAACTTAGATATAAATAAAGAGATGACAACTTTAATTAAGGAACTCGAAATATCTGAAACAATCATCAATCAATATAATACACAAGCTAATACTATTTTAGAAGATATTTCTAAAGTACAGAATGAATTAATTGAAAATGACGTACTCAAAGATAGATATAATAATTTGAGAGAACAATATATTTCAGATATCAAGCGTCTTTCTTTAATTGTAGAAGGAAGCACATTACTGGATGCTCATTCTAATGGTGGACTGTGTCCATTCTGTGATTCTGAAATTAAAATAGAAGGTAATCACTCATATATTGAATCTGCAAAGGCTGAACTTAGTCATATTTTAGAACACTCTCATTCTCTAGAATTAACTACGCTTGATTTAGGTAATGAAATTGAATCTCAAAAAGAAACTTTAAAAAACTTAAATAACGAGTACTTGAAAATAAAAAGTCATATCAAACGCACTTTACAACCACAAGTGGATAGTATAAAAAATACACTCTCTTTATACACAAAATATAGTAATCTCAAAGAAAATCTGAAATCTATTGATGATTACATTTCTTCATATGAGAAAGATTTAAAAGATTTTGGAAAAGAAACTACTGATAAAAAAAATGAGTACCATCCTAAAGAGCATTTCTCAAGTAATTTTTACGATAGTCTAGGAGATATAATTAAAAGTCTTTTATCAAGTTGTAATTATCCCGATGTTTCAACTGTTGAATTTAATAGAAAAGACTTTGATGTACGTATTAATGGATTGAAAAAACATCAAAACAATGGGAATGGTTATAGATCTTTTGTAAATAGTATAGTAGCTTTATCATTGAAAGAATATATGAATGAATATGCTGACCATAATATCGACTATTTAATTATAGATAGTCCTACTCTAGGTCTAGATGAAGAAATATACCAAGATCAAAGTGATTTAATGAAAATAGGTTTATTCAATTACTTAACCCAATCGTATAAATCTGGACAGTTAATAATTGTAGAAAATGCCGAACATTTCAA of the Gemella sp. zg-570 genome contains:
- a CDS encoding AAA family ATPase, with the protein product MSFYIKEIRATGKLRKDAIIEFSPNINFIIGPSNTGKSCIADSIDYCLGSKNLPFSKTHGYDNVQLTLIHPEGKIIISRNFNTNKVHITSTIPTINDGDYYLNASKRSDKKMYLSDLLLYLIGINTPVNVIKNKDFVRNSLTWRTISDINYISQTNISNKESILLSMDNTSKTAFLSSLIYLLSSKDFSSYDANVTKEIQEAKNTALNDYVALKVNSLVQQKNILVKNLSEFENLDINKEMTTLIKELEISETIINQYNTQANTILEDISKVQNELIENDVLKDRYNNLREQYISDIKRLSLIVEGSTLLDAHSNGGLCPFCDSEIKIEGNHSYIESAKAELSHILEHSHSLELTTLDLGNEIESQKETLKNLNNEYLKIKSHIKRTLQPQVDSIKNTLSLYTKYSNLKENLKSIDDYISSYEKDLKDFGKETTDKKNEYHPKEHFSSNFYDSLGDIIKSLLSSCNYPDVSTVEFNRKDFDVRINGLKKHQNNGNGYRSFVNSIVALSLKEYMNEYADHNIDYLIIDSPTLGLDEEIYQDQSDLMKIGLFNYLTQSYKSGQLIIVENAEHFKDMDTQNANIIEFSNFGRQGFLYLEQEEIDVTN
- a CDS encoding ABC-three component system middle component 2, encoding MNKIFNTPTEFSLRTLLMLSVQTSPISLERIYLYDFMVCFSKIFNIALHNLHGNSSLAFSQLSLRRTFTKKGLQILIQKGLITATSTEHGFVYAINNNGINIVNSIESEYKNEYIILAEKIYKNFHHKNDIELQQLVSKKSIKLEGGIL